CTCCTCACAGGGATTGGCCCGGAGCAGGGAGGCCAGACCCACGAGATCACCGGGCCCGAGTTTCTCGGCTGTGCGCAGCTTGCCGCCATCCCGCACCAACAGCCGCGCGGAGCCTGACACCACCATCAGCACCTCGGAAGGGATCAGATGGTCATGACACAGCGGCGCCCCGACATCGAACCGCCTTGCCTCAAGACTCTGCTCGAGCTGGTCGCAGCTGCGCCTGGAAAGGCCGGCGAACGCCGGGTGACTGAACAGAGGAGCGATGTCGTGGGTGGACTGCATCAGACTTCGACCGTCTCGGAGGCGCTTTGCGGGGCGCTGTGGGAGGCGCTGCTTGTGGACGATGGGCCGGCTTCGGAACGGGCGCTGACGCTGGCCGGGGAGGGCGGGGAGGCCAGGGAGGAGAACAACTGGTCCATGCGTGCATCCACCTCCTGCTCGAGCCACTCGTCGAGCATTTCCTGGATCATCGAATTCTCGGCTTCTTCATCGAAACAGGCTGGAATCAGCCTCTCGACACGAACCAGAAGCCACCAGTCACCGATCGGGAAAGGCTCGATCACGTTACCGGGGCTGGCCGTCTGTAGGCGTTCAACGAGGGAAGGATGACCCTGGGACAGGGGCACCGGCCCGACAATGCCACGGGTATCGCGCTCCGGCCCCTCTGCATGGGCAGCGGCAAGCACATCGAAGCTGGCTTCTCCCTCGCTCACCTGGAGATACAGCTCCCGCGCCAGATCCGCATTTTGCGTGCGAAGCAAGCTGTACACAACCTGATCCAGGCTGGACTTGCGGGCCAGGAAGCGAGATTCGGCCTTGGACGAAAAATGTTCGTGGCAGTATTTCCACACTTTCACCGGGTACAGAGCCTGATACTCAATGTCCTGCTCGGAAAGGCAGAAGGACCGCTGGACCTGCTGCAGTTCTTCCTGGCTCGAGATGTCATGGTCCTCGAGGAATTGGGCTTTGGCGGCCTCGGCCTCCTCGGCCTCGACGGGCACATCCGCCAGCACCTCCTCGAGGATCACCTGACGCAGCAGGGGGCGCAGCAGTCCATACCTCGCCAGGCGCTGGAGGTCGGTTCGGTCCATCAATGCATCTCTTCCCGGTGGCGGCTCGGGCTCAGGGCGCCCACGCATGCGCTGCATCCTGGCAAGTCCGTCCAGGCTTGGCATCCGGAAAGGGACGCTTCCTGATTGGGTCCAGGTTGAACAGTTCCGCCAGGGGGTGGAGCGGCCTGGTCTTGTCCCCGGGCCTCTGGGCTCCTACCTACGCTGGAACAGCGATGCAGGAAGGCGTGCAGGGCAGCAGCGCTCAAGGCAGCACCGTTCCCACGGAGTCGATGCCACCCCGGAACCCTGGCGCGCTGCCGGTGGTGGAAGCCTTTCATTCCCTCCAGGGGGAGGGCCTGCACACCGGCCAGAGCGCCTTCTTCATCCGGCTGGCCGGTTGCCGTGTCGGCTGCAGCTGGTGCGACACCAAGCACTCCTGGCCCATGGCCGGCCATGCGGAATGGAGCCTGTCCGGGCTGGCGGACGCAGCCCTGGCAGCCCGCCAGGCCGGTGCGGGCTTCGTGGTGATCACCGGCGGAGAACCGCTTCATCACGATCTCACCGCCCTCTGCGCCCTGCTCCGGTCGCACG
This sequence is a window from Cyanobium sp. PCC 7001. Protein-coding genes within it:
- a CDS encoding peptidylprolyl isomerase, giving the protein MDRTDLQRLARYGLLRPLLRQVILEEVLADVPVEAEEAEAAKAQFLEDHDISSQEELQQVQRSFCLSEQDIEYQALYPVKVWKYCHEHFSSKAESRFLARKSSLDQVVYSLLRTQNADLARELYLQVSEGEASFDVLAAAHAEGPERDTRGIVGPVPLSQGHPSLVERLQTASPGNVIEPFPIGDWWLLVRVERLIPACFDEEAENSMIQEMLDEWLEQEVDARMDQLFSSLASPPSPASVSARSEAGPSSTSSASHSAPQSASETVEV